ACACGTGGAATATAGGCTGGCAGATAGAAGCCACGACCCGTAAAAGGATAGTTTTCGAAAACGATAACGGGGTTGTCGGTCTTCTGACTCCAGTTCTCGCGCAGCCTACGAATTTCGTCCCGTGCTTCGCTGGTGGGACGACGGCCACCTACGATGATTACTTGCACATTTGGCTCCAGCTTATCAATGGTTTCTGGAGGTTGGGTATAAGTTCCGTAGGCACAGTTGGAAATTTTCTTGTCGGGGTGCGTTTTGCGTACTTCTTTCGCGACACGGTTAACAAATTCCCAGACATAATCAGAAAGTGCCCCACGATAACCTCGTTGCGGTGTGTCCTTTCCTTCACAGAGTTGGCACTGACAAATCGCCGTGTAACCATCGGGAGGCATTACAGAAACCACGTCCATGTCAAAATGATCAAACTGTGCGCGAACATAGCGAACTGTTTCCTGGAATAGTTGCTCGTTCGAATAACAGAGTTGGTTGAGTCGCTTCCCGAGTTGGGTATCTCGTTTGCCACCATAGAGCGCAAACCAGTCAGAGTGTTTTTTCAAAGTCTGCTCATTATGAGTCATGTGGTCCAGTCCATGTGCAGCTTGTCTGCCATAAGGCTGACGTACACCCAGTCACATTGCCCACATCGCTGCATCTCGTCCATATACCCTGAAACGAAAATTAATGGTTCGCAGTGGAAAGTCAGGATGCATGATTTGATCAATTTTTGGTAGAGCGATCGTTTTCATCTTTGGAACGATCTCCCCCAGATCACCCGGCAGATACCAGCGAACACCCAGGCTGCGCAAAAAACCGCATACCCCGTTGAATGATCCACGTTCGTCAAAACCCCACGTATTCACATTGCCGTTCTTGTCGACGTGTTGTTCGTTTGGAGTTCCGAACAGTCCAGTGGAACCTGTGTAATGCTTGTATAATTGGGAATGCGGATATCCCCAGTGCTCCCCGGTAATTGCATCCCAGGCCTTTTGCATTTTTCCGCTTGCAATATCATTATTGCTTCGTGGCCAGGGTTCGATGGGGACAAAATCTGTGTCGTCGCCGATTAACACGAGCCAGTTCTCACCAGAAACTATACGGTATGCGCCATACTTCAGCCCCATATCGGTGATGCCCCGTTTGTCAGTATGCGAACTTCGACCAATGAAAATACTGACGGGAACCTTGCCGCTCGGTTCGGTTACAATGTGCAACTTTGCACCTGAAATTTTTTCAATATAGTTCTGTAGCTCCTGTGCCGCGAGTCGCGTAGTTCGTGGAGATTTTGGGGCAATGATAATTTCAGAACGGGCTTGTCCTTCCTCAACCAGAAAGTGGTCTTCAGCAAAGGCCTGAACTACCTGGAGACAAAAACAACAAAGGATGCTGGCCAGCAGAGTGTTTTTCATGATGGTGTGCCTCATTCCTGTTCCAGAGAGCTTTTGGGGAGGAGGGAAATTTGTGCTGTTTATTTTGAAGAACAGCCAGGATAAACACAAGATATGAGTTGAGAAAAGAGTCTTCCAGTCTGGTGAGCATCTCCTGAAATCGGTTCCCAAAGCGATGAAGCTGTTAGCATCCTACAGCATTGGGGCTGACCTGCTTGCATAGGGAAGAGTAGCCGACCCTTATGTCTTAAGTATTATACAATCCATCGTTTATGGCGTTTCTTTCAGCGTGCTTCGAATTTTTTTCAAAAAAAATGGTAACATTTGGGCGCGTTTTTCGCTCTGAAGTTTAGATAGGGGCCAAATCGTTTTTGAAAATGAAATTTGCGGTATTAACACAAAGTAGGGAGAAAAGCTTGAGCCATGTGTAACAATTGTAATCTGAATATTGATGCGGAACAGACAGATGAATTTGGCCAGAAGTTGCTGGAGATTGTCAATCATAGTAGCCTTTCTTTGATGATGTCGATCGGCCATCGCGCGCGATTGTTTGACATCATGAGTGAAATGGAACACGCCAGCAGTAGTGAGATTGCTGAGAAGACCAGTTTAAACGAACGCTATGTCAGGGAATGGCTCGGGGCGATGGTGACCGGGGGGATCATTCAATATGACCCTGCTCTGAAGACCTATTTCTTGCCCGCTGAACATGCGGCTTTACTGACACGTGCTGCGGGATCAAATAATTTCGCCACCACGATGCAATGGTTTTCGGTACTAGGCTCGGTAGAAGACAAAATTGTCGATTGTTTTCGAGAAGGAGGGGGTGTTCCTTATACGGAATTTTCTCGTTTTCACGAAGTCATGGCAGAAGAGAGTTATAACTCAGTTGTCTGTGGATTATTTGAATACATTTTGCCTCTCGTACCAGGTTTGGAGGAGAAATTGAAAGCCGGTATTGATGTATTGGATATTGGATGTGGAAGTGGTCTGGCGCTGATAGAGATGGCTGCCGCTTATCCCGAAAGTCGTTTTAAAGGATATGATTTTTCGCAGGAGTCCATCGGTCGGGCAAAACAGACTGCTGAGGAGCGCGGAATAACGAACGTCTTTTTCCAGGTTCAGGATGTTTCTCAAATGAACGCTGCCAATTCCTTCGATTTGATTACTGCATTCGATGTCATTCACGATCAGGCCAACCCGGCTCAGGTTTTGAGTGAAGTGAATGCCGCCTTGCGAACGGGGGGAACATTCCTGATGCAGGACATCGCAGCTTCAAGCAATGTCGAAATGAATATTTCCAATCCTCTGGGACCCATGTTTTATACGATTTCAACAATGCACTGCATGACCGTTTCGCTGGCTCAGGGAGGGGCTGGTTTGGGAACCTGTTGGGGAAAAGAATTGGCATGCCAGATGCTGAAAGAGGCAGGCTTTAATGATATCGATGTACATGAGCTGCCTCATGACATCATGAATTACTTTTATATCATGACAAAAACGTAATATTTGAAGCGTTTTAGTTCATGCTGTATCAGAGAGCAAAAATCAGGTGATTTCTGCTCTCTGACTTTATTATAAATGTGTCAAAAATCCCTGTGATGATTGATGTTACCAGCTTCTTTGAGGTCAAATTAGATGTTTTTGTGGACTTTAGATAGGATAGCCGCAATTGCTGCCTATAATTTTTTATGGCAGGAACGATTTTACATCAATAGAGAAAAATCTTAAGAAACACAGAAGAATGTGTTGTTTAAGACCTTTCCCTGTGTCGAAATTGGTGTAAGAATGCCGATTGTAAGGAATAATTCTATTGCGTAGAGTTTACCGCTTGACGGAGCGATGGTGAACAGGCTTTGTTTGAAAGTATGGATGTCTGAAGCCAGAACTTCAATGCTCTAAAGGTATTGAAAGGGGTCGCCTCCCAAACTGAATGTTTCATGGAATTATGAAAACCAAGCGAGAAAACCTTCGTCTTTCCCTCCTTGTGGGCAATGTAAGTCGGCCCGATTCATGCCAGAGAGACCCAATAATGTATTCCATTAACTCGGTATTATCTGTGATTGATGGATCAGATTTCCCGTTATAAGAAATACAATCCAGCCGTTGGTTGTGACCTGGAATTTGATTTATGGTTGCTACCATCTGGAATATAAAATATTAACCAACTATCAATTATTTTCTCACACAACAAAGACGCTACCGCCTGACCTAAGGCGATAACTGGGGAGTAAAAATCAGAATGGCGACCACAGACGTGCCCGGTTCAAATGGCAAAATCAGTGAACAACTTGATGCTGTTGTTATCCGATTTTGCGGAGACAGTGGTGATGGAATGCAGTTGGCAGGCACACAATTTACAAACGTGTCGGCTGTCTTTGGGAATGATGTCAGTACTTTGCCTGACTTTCCCGCTGAAATTCGCGCACCCGCCGGGACCTTGGGCGGTGTAAGTGGGTTCCAGATCTGTTTCTCCAGTTCTGATATTTTTACACCCGGTGATGAAGTCGATACTTTGATCGCGATGAATCCCGCAGCATTGAAAACGAACGTAGCGGATTTAAGACGGGGTGGTACGCTGATCGTCAATGAAGACGCATTTGAAAAAAGCAATCTTTCCAAAGCAGGCTATGAAGGCAATCCACTGGAAGATGATGTTTCACTGGCCGCTTATCAGGTTCAGAGAGTTCCGATGACGAGCCTCACGCGCGATGCTGTGGCAGACTTAGGGCTTTCACCTCGTGAAGCGGAACGCTGCAAAAACTTTTTCGCGATGGGGCTTGTCTACTGGCTCTATCAGCGCGATGCAACACCAACCGAAGACTGGGTAAAATCCAAGTTTGCCAAGAAACCTGAACTGGTGGAAGCAAACCTGAAAGCCTTACATGCTGGTTATAATTATGGCATCACAACTGAAGCAATCACCGTACATTATCGAGTTGATCCGGCAGAACTGCCCCCGGGCAAGTACCGAAAGGTCACAGGCAACGAAGCACTGGCGTTTGGCTTTGTGACAGCCGCGAAACTCTCTGGCAAACAATTGTTCTACGGCGGATATCCGATTACCCCCGCCAGCGATATTTTGCATGAACTTTCCAAACTGAAGAATTTCAACGTCGTTACATTCCAGGCTGAAGACGAAATTGCGGCGATCACAAGTGTGGTTGGCGCTGCCTACGCAGGAGACCTGGCGATCACCGCCAGTAGTGGTCCCGGGATAGCCCTCAAGGGGGAAGGGATGGGGTTGGCTGCGATTACCGAATTGCCTCTGGTTGTGATTGACGTACAGCGCGGCGGTCCAAGTACAGGACTACCAACAAAAACGGAACAGTCTGATTTATATATGTGCATGTTTGGTCGTAACGGAGACTGCCCGCTTCCGTTGGTGGCACCCGCTTCACCGGCTGACTGTTTTGAGATGGCACAGGAAGCGATGAGAATTGCCGTGGAATTTATGACTCCCGTTATACTGCTCAGCGATGGTTATATCGCTAACGGGGCAGAACCGTGGCAAATTCCCGATGTTTCTCAACTGAAGCCATTCAATGTTTCAAACGAGAATACCCAGGATGGCGAGGAATTTATGCCTTACCTGCGGAATGAAAAGAAAACGCGTCCCTGGGTTCTTCCGGGAACTCCCGGTTGCGAACACCGTGTTGGTGGACTGGAAAAATCAGATGTCACCGGAAACGTGGACTACTCTCCTGAGAACCATCAGTTTATGACGACACTTCGCGCAGATAAAATTGCTGGTATTGCTGACTATATCCCTGAGCAAATTGTGGAAGGCCCCGAATCTGGAGATTTGCTTGTGATCAGCTGGGGTGGAACGTATGGCGCGGTTCGAACTGCAGTCAAGCAGTCTGTTGAGGAAGGTTTGTCAGTAGCACATGCCCATATTCGCTACCTGAATCCCTTCCCTAAAAACCTGGGTGATGTCATCAAGCGATATAAGAAGGTCTTGATTCCCGAATTAAACACGGGACAATTGAGAATGATCATCCGAGGTACTTATCTGGCTGACGCCGTTGGTTTGAATAAGGTCCAGGGAAAGCCGTTCTTGATCAGTGAAGTCAAACAGAAAATTAAAGAACTGATTAACGAAGAAAACTAGTTCATCAACTTAATTTAATCATATTAGAAATAAGCAATAGCGTTTAAGGATAGAAAATAATGAGCGTCGATGTCACCCTGCCTGTCCTCTCGCCGAAAGACTTTGCCAGCGATCAGGAAATTCGCTGGTGTCCACGTTGCGGCGATTATTCGATTCTGGCTCAGATGAAAAAAGTACTGCCGACTCTGGGCATTCCCAAAGAGAAATTTGTATTTGTCTCGGGGATTGGGTGTTCAAGCCGTTTTCCGTATTACATGGATACGTATGGCATGCACAGTATTCATGGCCGGGCGCCAGCTGTGGCTACAGGTGTGAAACTTGCCAATCCTGATCTGCAGGTCTGGGTGATCACAGGTGATGGTGATTCCCTCTCAATTGGCGGAAATCATTTCATGCACGTGCTCAGACGCAATGTGGACCTGAAAGTGATTATGTTCAATAATCAGATTTACGGATTAACCAAAGGCCAATATTCACCGACCAGCCCTACAGGAACCAAAACCAAGAGTACTCCTTTCGGATCGGTTGATCGTCCCTTGAATCCTCTGTCTGTGGCAATTGGTGCGCGAGCGACTTTTGCTGCCCGCTCGGTTGATGTTGATATTAAGCATCTTTGTAGCGTGCTTGAGCGAGCAGCCAATCATAAAGGGGCTGCCTTTGTCGAAGTCTATCAAGACTGTAATGTCTTTAATTCAGGTGCATTTGAATTTGCTTCTAAGAAGGGCAAAAAAGAAGAGAATGTAATCTATCTCGAACATGGTAAGCCGTTGATCTTTGGGAAGGATCGCGATAAAGGAGTTCGCTTGAATAGCCATGGTCAACCTGAAGTGGTGGAATTGGGCAAAGGAGTTACGGCGGACGATCTCCTTTTCCACGATGAAAAGGCAGAGGATATGAACCTCGCATTTCTATTGGCGAGCATGCGGCACCCTGAAATGCCAGAGCCAATGGGTGTCTTCCGTTGTGTTGATCAACCCACTTACAACGATGCCGTCTATCAGCAGGTGGAATCAGCGACAGAACGAAGTGGAGAAGGCGATCTCGAAGCGTTGTTTAATACCGGTGATACCTGGAACGTGTAGTCTTTCGTATTATCAGTAGAACCAAAATTCAAAGGCGTTGCAGTTTCGTCTGCAACGCCTTCTTTCTTTGCCCGAAGTTTGCTATCAATGTAACCGAAAATCTATCGAAACGTATTCTCATTGAATGAGTTGTGATTCTATTGAGCTTCGTCTTCACCGAAGGAAAGTCGCATCTGTCGCGTTTCAGCAGGATCCAATTCCTTAAATAGCAGACTGGGCTGAATGCCTTTGTTATTCTGATATTTGTCGCTATTGTACTCAACAATATCACCGAGGACCGTATTGTAGATGATCTGGCAAATAGCCACTCCCGCGTAAATACGTACCGGTTGTGCTACGGTAATTTCCAGGGTCCAGTAACCACAAAACCCGATATCGCCAACTCCGGCAGTTGCATGTACAGAAATTCCCAGTCGTCCAATAGAGGAGCGTCCCTCTAGTAGAGGGACAAGATTATGAGTTTCCGTTCGTTCGACGGTCCGTCCAAGATAGAGTTGACCGGGATAAAGCACCATTCCTTCTTCGGGAATGACATATTTTCCCAGGCGATTTGGTCGTGCCATATCCAGCACGATTTCTTCATAGACCATTAACTCGTCATGCAGGCAGAGGTTATAGCTGTTGGGGTTCAGATATTTCTCATGATAGGGTTCAATGATAATATCTTCTCCCAAGCGTGCTTTGATTTCTTTACCAGTAAGAATCATGGGCTTCTCATTAACTTGGATTTGGGGAAGAGAACTCTGTTACACGAAACATAAACCGCTGAGATGTGGCTTTCAACAGTCATGACTTGAGTTTTCTGAAACAGTACCAAGTACCACAATGTGCCTGAACAGAAAATGTATGATCATAGGGGCTTCAGTCCGATACGAGGGCAAATTTTTAAGAGACTGCATTCTGTGCACTGGGGACGGCGGGCGATGCATGTGGCGCGGCCATGCAGAATCACGCGATGTGAAAATGTGATCCATTCTTTTTTGGGCAGGACTTCGATTAAATCGCGTTCGATAATGTCCGGATTTTTGCTTGTGGTAAAACCAAAGATGTTCGTGATGCGTTTGACGTGTGTGTCGACGACCACCCCGCTGGGAATTCCAAACGCCGTTCCTAGCACGACATTCGCTGTTTTTCTACCCACGCCGGGCAGTGCCACTAGTTCTTTCAGTGTTTGGGGAACTTCCCCTGCATATTGTTCTGACAGGGTTTGTGCCATCTTACGGATATTCGTTGCCTTGGCACGAAAAAAACCGAGCGGATGCACAATCTTTTCTACGTCAGCCTGCTTGCTGGCTGCCAGTTTCTCAGCGGTTGGATATTTCTTGAACAGCGTTGGCGTTGTTGCATTGACACGCTCATCCGTGCATTGAGCAGACAGAATGGTGGCGACCAGTAACTGGAATGGTGAATCGTGTGTTAATGCACACTCTGGATCGGGAAACAGACGGGCAAGTCCGCGTACAATTTTGCGGGCATGTTTCTTTTTGTCATCAAGCGAGGCGTCATAATTGGAAGTCTTTGCGGGCTTTGATTGTTTTTTCGCCATGTTTTTCGTGACAATTCCCAAAATGTGGTGCTAATCTGAGTGACATAACTCGAGCCATTCGGCGATGGTCTCGCAAGCGTTTCAGTATGCGAGACTGAGAATTGTTTTTCAATAGATTTGGGTCTAGAAATATACAATGTCTTCTCACGGTGATCTGACAGAACAGCATCTTAAGGGCTTTTCCGGAGTCGCTCCGATTTTGAAATTGGAAGATCGAGTTCTTCTGCCTCATTCTCTGTTACAGATACGAGTGACAGCTGTCACTGACTGCCAGTTAATTGCTGCTGCCTTAACTGAGAAGTCTTTCGTTGCTGTGCTTTTCAAACAATCTCATCTCAAAACGGATGCGGACCTTCATCGCGATCAGAACACCGGCTATGTTTGTCTGGCGTCGATTGTGACTTCTTATGAACTGGAATCAGGGGGGTATTCGATACTGTTGCGCGGTGTTTGTCGCGCGCATGCTGTTATGTTGAAAGAATCAGATCAGCTATATGGCATGGCAACACTCGAATTGAAACGCGATTATTACGCGAGCCAACCTATGATTCATCGTGAACATCGTCATCTCGAATTATTAAACTTCTATTCCAGAATTTTCTCGCCGCATATATCCGATCCGATTCATTACAATGTGCTGCATCAGGAAATATCTTTAGGTCATCTTTGTGATAATCTGGCGAGTACAAGCAGCCTGGAACCAACTTTATGTCAGTTGATTTTAGAAGAGTACGACGTTGATCTACGCAGCGATCTTTTATTGACGTTTCTCAAAAAGAAACAGCATGCGCTTCGTAGTAAGCCTTCCCCTTACGCTCAGCCAATCGAGTTCAGCCAGAACTAATCTGTGATTATAGTGTCTGCAGGGCTATTACAGACGAGCCTGATAATGTTGAAACCGTTGAAGTTAGATTGGCTTAATTCTAGATGATGTTTCTATGTACTTAACACTCTACATAGTTTGACTGATCTTGATTCTGTCCGGTTGAATCTTCTTGTGGCTGATCCCTGCTTATCCTAAGATAAGGTTCTATGTTGAGTTGTCTCTTTGACTCTCAAGCGGAAAATGTTTTTGCCTGTAAAATCTTTTACGGAGACGTGTGGAAATGGATCAGCGTGATATTCGTGTGCTGTCTTTAGTATTATTATGCTTAATTGTTTCGGAAAGCATCACTGCTAAAGTGGCAGAAGCACAGCAGAACCGTCCCAATATTCTGTTTTGTATTGCCGATGATGCCTCGTTTCCTCATATGGGAGCCTACGGTTGTTCGTGGGTGAAGACACCAGGATTTGATCGCGTGGCGCGGGAAGGTTTATTGTTTACGAATGCCTATACGCCCAATGCCAAGTGTGCTCCCTCACGTGCTTGCATTCTAACGGGCAGGAATTCGTGGCAATTGAAACAGGCTGGGAATCACATGGCCTTTTTTCCACCAGAATTCAAGACATATGTCGAAGCGTTAGCTGACGCAGGATATTTTGTAGGCAGGACAGCGAAAGGCTGGGCGCCGGGGGTCGCCGTCGATGCCACAGGCAAACGTCGCAATCCTGCGGGACCCGCTTATAATCGTTTAAAGGCTAAGCCGCCAGCGAAGGGGATTTCGGCCATCGATTACGCGGCTAACTTCGAACAGTTTCTCAAAGATTGCCCGCAGGAAAAGTCGTGGTGCTTCTGGTATGGCGGGCTCGAACCACACAGACGATACGAGTATGGCTCCGGAGTCAGTAAGGCGGGTAAAAAATTAACAGACATCGACCGTGTTCCCGCATATTGGCCCGACACGGAAGTGATTCGAAACGACATGCTTGACTATGCCTATGAAATTGAACACTTTGATTGGCATCTCGTACGTATGCTGGAAGCGTTGGAGCAACAGAATCAGTTAGACAATACGATTGTGGTGGTTACTGCAGATAACGGAATGCCTTTCCCCCGCGTAAAAGGACAGGAGTACGAACGTTCGAATCATTTGCCGTTAGCGATCATGTGGAAAAAAGGAATCAATGGTAAAAATCGGACGATTGATGACTATGTGAGTTTCATTGACTTCGCCCCTACTTTTATTGAGGCAGCAGGGTTACAGTGGGAACAGACGGGAATGCAACCGACGGCAGGTCGATCTCTTTCGGATATTTTTCATTCAAATCAATCGGGTGTGATCAACCCCAGGCGTGACCATGTATTGATT
The Gimesia aquarii DNA segment above includes these coding regions:
- a CDS encoding class I SAM-dependent methyltransferase, which encodes MCNNCNLNIDAEQTDEFGQKLLEIVNHSSLSLMMSIGHRARLFDIMSEMEHASSSEIAEKTSLNERYVREWLGAMVTGGIIQYDPALKTYFLPAEHAALLTRAAGSNNFATTMQWFSVLGSVEDKIVDCFREGGGVPYTEFSRFHEVMAEESYNSVVCGLFEYILPLVPGLEEKLKAGIDVLDIGCGSGLALIEMAAAYPESRFKGYDFSQESIGRAKQTAEERGITNVFFQVQDVSQMNAANSFDLITAFDVIHDQANPAQVLSEVNAALRTGGTFLMQDIAASSNVEMNISNPLGPMFYTISTMHCMTVSLAQGGAGLGTCWGKELACQMLKEAGFNDIDVHELPHDIMNYFYIMTKT
- a CDS encoding 2-oxoacid:acceptor oxidoreductase subunit alpha, whose amino-acid sequence is MATTDVPGSNGKISEQLDAVVIRFCGDSGDGMQLAGTQFTNVSAVFGNDVSTLPDFPAEIRAPAGTLGGVSGFQICFSSSDIFTPGDEVDTLIAMNPAALKTNVADLRRGGTLIVNEDAFEKSNLSKAGYEGNPLEDDVSLAAYQVQRVPMTSLTRDAVADLGLSPREAERCKNFFAMGLVYWLYQRDATPTEDWVKSKFAKKPELVEANLKALHAGYNYGITTEAITVHYRVDPAELPPGKYRKVTGNEALAFGFVTAAKLSGKQLFYGGYPITPASDILHELSKLKNFNVVTFQAEDEIAAITSVVGAAYAGDLAITASSGPGIALKGEGMGLAAITELPLVVIDVQRGGPSTGLPTKTEQSDLYMCMFGRNGDCPLPLVAPASPADCFEMAQEAMRIAVEFMTPVILLSDGYIANGAEPWQIPDVSQLKPFNVSNENTQDGEEFMPYLRNEKKTRPWVLPGTPGCEHRVGGLEKSDVTGNVDYSPENHQFMTTLRADKIAGIADYIPEQIVEGPESGDLLVISWGGTYGAVRTAVKQSVEEGLSVAHAHIRYLNPFPKNLGDVIKRYKKVLIPELNTGQLRMIIRGTYLADAVGLNKVQGKPFLISEVKQKIKELINEEN
- a CDS encoding 2-oxoacid:ferredoxin oxidoreductase subunit beta; this translates as MSVDVTLPVLSPKDFASDQEIRWCPRCGDYSILAQMKKVLPTLGIPKEKFVFVSGIGCSSRFPYYMDTYGMHSIHGRAPAVATGVKLANPDLQVWVITGDGDSLSIGGNHFMHVLRRNVDLKVIMFNNQIYGLTKGQYSPTSPTGTKTKSTPFGSVDRPLNPLSVAIGARATFAARSVDVDIKHLCSVLERAANHKGAAFVEVYQDCNVFNSGAFEFASKKGKKEENVIYLEHGKPLIFGKDRDKGVRLNSHGQPEVVELGKGVTADDLLFHDEKAEDMNLAFLLASMRHPEMPEPMGVFRCVDQPTYNDAVYQQVESATERSGEGDLEALFNTGDTWNV
- the dcd gene encoding dCTP deaminase; this encodes MILTGKEIKARLGEDIIIEPYHEKYLNPNSYNLCLHDELMVYEEIVLDMARPNRLGKYVIPEEGMVLYPGQLYLGRTVERTETHNLVPLLEGRSSIGRLGISVHATAGVGDIGFCGYWTLEITVAQPVRIYAGVAICQIIYNTVLGDIVEYNSDKYQNNKGIQPSLLFKELDPAETRQMRLSFGEDEAQ
- the nth gene encoding endonuclease III, which gives rise to MAKKQSKPAKTSNYDASLDDKKKHARKIVRGLARLFPDPECALTHDSPFQLLVATILSAQCTDERVNATTPTLFKKYPTAEKLAASKQADVEKIVHPLGFFRAKATNIRKMAQTLSEQYAGEVPQTLKELVALPGVGRKTANVVLGTAFGIPSGVVVDTHVKRITNIFGFTTSKNPDIIERDLIEVLPKKEWITFSHRVILHGRATCIARRPQCTECSLLKICPRIGLKPL
- a CDS encoding LON peptidase substrate-binding domain-containing protein, whose translation is MSSHGDLTEQHLKGFSGVAPILKLEDRVLLPHSLLQIRVTAVTDCQLIAAALTEKSFVAVLFKQSHLKTDADLHRDQNTGYVCLASIVTSYELESGGYSILLRGVCRAHAVMLKESDQLYGMATLELKRDYYASQPMIHREHRHLELLNFYSRIFSPHISDPIHYNVLHQEISLGHLCDNLASTSSLEPTLCQLILEEYDVDLRSDLLLTFLKKKQHALRSKPSPYAQPIEFSQN
- a CDS encoding sulfatase, whose amino-acid sequence is MDQRDIRVLSLVLLCLIVSESITAKVAEAQQNRPNILFCIADDASFPHMGAYGCSWVKTPGFDRVAREGLLFTNAYTPNAKCAPSRACILTGRNSWQLKQAGNHMAFFPPEFKTYVEALADAGYFVGRTAKGWAPGVAVDATGKRRNPAGPAYNRLKAKPPAKGISAIDYAANFEQFLKDCPQEKSWCFWYGGLEPHRRYEYGSGVSKAGKKLTDIDRVPAYWPDTEVIRNDMLDYAYEIEHFDWHLVRMLEALEQQNQLDNTIVVVTADNGMPFPRVKGQEYERSNHLPLAIMWKKGINGKNRTIDDYVSFIDFAPTFIEAAGLQWEQTGMQPTAGRSLSDIFHSNQSGVINPRRDHVLIGKERHDIGRPFDQGYPIRGIVKGGMLYLKNDEPGRWPAGNPETGYLNCDGSPTKTAILNLRRAGKQESFWTWAFGRRKAEELYSIQDDPECLQNLADLPRFQTIKNALKQQLQEELIAQKDPRALGKGAVFEGYQYSDARTRNFYHRFMKGEKVKAGWVNETDFEVGPLD